Proteins from one Peromyscus eremicus chromosome 8a, PerEre_H2_v1, whole genome shotgun sequence genomic window:
- the Dexi gene encoding dexamethasone-induced protein has product MPGARVAAHLDALGPLVSYVQPPLLPSMFYVGLFFVNVLILYYAFLMEYIVLNVGLVFLPEDLDQALVDLGVLSDPGSGLYDADSELDVFDGYLE; this is encoded by the coding sequence ATGCCCGGCGCCCGGGTCGCAGCCCACCTGGACGCTCTGGGCCCTCTGGTCTCCTACGTGCAGCCACCGTTGCTGCCCTCTATGTTCTACGTGGGCCTGTTCTTCGTCAATGTGCTGATCCTCTACTACGCCTTCCTCATGGAATACATCGTCCTCAACGTGGGCCTCGTCTTCCTGCCCGAGGACTTGGACCAGGCTCTGGTGGACCTCGGCGTACTCTCCGACCCCGGCTCTGGCCTCTATGATGCCGACTCGGAGCTCGACGTCTTTGATGGATATTTGGAGTAA